A genomic window from Bubalus bubalis isolate 160015118507 breed Murrah chromosome 11, NDDB_SH_1, whole genome shotgun sequence includes:
- the DMAC2L gene encoding ATP synthase subunit s, mitochondrial isoform X1, which yields MMLFGKISQQLCGLKKLPWSCDSRNFWGWLNAVFNKVDHDRIRDVGPDRAASEWLLRCGAMVRYHGQQRWQKDYNHLPTGPLDKYKIQAIDATDSCIMSIGFDHMEGLQYVEKIRLCQCHYIEDGCLERLSQLENLQKSMLEMEIISCGNVTDKGIIALHHFRNLKYLFLSDLPGVKEKEKIVQAFKTSLPSLELKLDLK from the exons ATGATGCTGTTTGGAAAAATTTCCCAGCAGCTCTGTGGCTTAAAGAAACTCCCATGGTCATGTGACTCCCGAAACTTCTGGGGCTGGTTGAATGCAGTGTTTAACAA AGTGGATCATGACCGCATCAGGGACGTGGGTCCTGACAGGGCAGCATCAGAGTGGCTGCTGCGCTGCGGGGCCATGGTGCGCTACCACGGCCAGCAGAGGTGGCAGAAGGACTACAACCATCTCCCGACAGGCCCTCTGGACAAGTACAAGATTCAGGCGATTGACGCCACCGACTCCTGTATCATGAGCATCGGATTTGATCACATGG aaGGCCTACAGTATGTTGAAAAAATAAGACTATGCCAGTGTCACTATATTGAGGATGGCTGTTTGGAGAGACTTAGCCAACttgaaaatttacaaaaaagcatgttggaaatggaaataatttcatGTGGGAATGTCACAGACAAAGGTATCATTGCTTTGCATCATTTCAG gAACCTGAAGTATTTGTTTCTAAGTGATCTTCCtggagtaaaagaaaaagaaaaaattgttcaAGCCTTTAAGACAtcactgccttctctggagcTAAAATTAGACttgaagtaa
- the DMAC2L gene encoding ATP synthase subunit s, mitochondrial isoform X2, protein MMLFGKISQQLCGLKKLPWSCDSRNFWGWLNAVFNKVDHDRIRDVGPDRAASEWLLRCGAMVRYHGQQRWQKDYNHLPTGPLDKYKIQAIDATDSCIMSIGFDHMGT, encoded by the exons ATGATGCTGTTTGGAAAAATTTCCCAGCAGCTCTGTGGCTTAAAGAAACTCCCATGGTCATGTGACTCCCGAAACTTCTGGGGCTGGTTGAATGCAGTGTTTAACAA AGTGGATCATGACCGCATCAGGGACGTGGGTCCTGACAGGGCAGCATCAGAGTGGCTGCTGCGCTGCGGGGCCATGGTGCGCTACCACGGCCAGCAGAGGTGGCAGAAGGACTACAACCATCTCCCGACAGGCCCTCTGGACAAGTACAAGATTCAGGCGATTGACGCCACCGACTCCTGTATCATGAGCATCGGATTTGATCACATGG gAACCTGA